One part of the [Synechococcus] sp. NIES-970 genome encodes these proteins:
- the yqiK gene encoding hypothetical membrane protein has product MKFWFTFLQSLPELSTTDFESLNRDTKVERPDTSQNSLTISSLTGATVTPAQLPLGGALIFPGILVTLIFLFLMSIWAYTRVYVITPNNEAFVRTGGVIRKKKTVILNGGCVVLPGFHELTRVPLREISIDVERTGNLAVRTQDYLRANMRVTFYVCINANEEDVLVSAARLSKQGRISEVDIKEALEKRADDAIRAAAKRKSIAEIDSDKLGFADEVLNLIQQDLKKVGLTLNNIAISEIEESDTYDENNFFDAQGVRLRTETIQKSIKQKLDVELTVLKEKRELELNTKVEIEERELAAEQKSLKLAKAKEEAKLTQVKEIEFLKAQQAQEIKASQDQELAKIERNRIQQEQAVEEEKILQKLSIQQNQITADITLEQQNKALKIAMAGAEEEAQIAQQQAAIAIANKEKERLAAEAERIQAEEAVATAKAVEQANREQRLAIIDAEKDANQKRIADQNVVEIDVFRRRRQAEIARQAAELEADSIRTLAEANRYKALAEAQGKQALIEAENALSNANRTAELIKLLLPTIADQLPEMMQALAPQPGVLGDAKVFAFPGSNGEGSGLGEINKLLLSTSGLSLINGLLEEGKLGNLLAQVKGFLQDNRADTSQNEILQNVETLLADLQKKATNPQGKTNTPPTTFVPLPKNLDSSEGA; this is encoded by the coding sequence ATGAAGTTTTGGTTTACGTTTCTACAATCCTTGCCCGAACTCAGTACCACCGACTTTGAATCCCTCAACCGAGATACCAAAGTTGAGCGCCCCGATACATCCCAAAATAGCCTCACTATCAGTTCTCTCACCGGGGCCACCGTGACGCCAGCCCAACTGCCCTTGGGGGGAGCGTTGATTTTTCCAGGGATTCTCGTCACTCTAATTTTTCTCTTTTTGATGAGTATTTGGGCATATACGAGGGTCTATGTCATTACCCCTAATAACGAGGCCTTTGTGCGCACTGGGGGCGTCATTCGCAAGAAAAAAACAGTGATTCTCAATGGTGGCTGTGTTGTGCTGCCTGGCTTCCATGAGCTCACCCGAGTACCCCTACGGGAAATTTCCATTGACGTGGAGCGGACTGGCAATTTGGCAGTGCGGACCCAGGACTATCTCCGGGCGAATATGCGGGTCACGTTTTATGTGTGCATCAACGCCAACGAAGAGGATGTACTGGTTTCTGCCGCAAGACTGTCTAAGCAGGGACGCATTTCGGAAGTAGATATTAAAGAAGCCCTCGAAAAACGGGCCGATGATGCCATCCGAGCGGCAGCGAAACGTAAAAGCATCGCCGAAATTGACTCAGATAAATTGGGCTTTGCTGATGAGGTTTTAAACCTCATCCAACAGGACCTCAAGAAAGTGGGCTTGACCCTCAACAACATCGCCATTTCTGAAATCGAAGAAAGCGATACCTACGATGAAAATAATTTCTTTGATGCCCAGGGGGTACGCTTGCGGACAGAAACCATTCAAAAGTCCATCAAGCAAAAATTAGATGTGGAATTAACGGTTCTCAAGGAAAAGCGGGAACTGGAACTGAATACAAAGGTGGAAATCGAGGAACGGGAGCTGGCGGCGGAACAAAAATCTCTTAAGTTAGCCAAGGCGAAAGAGGAAGCAAAATTAACCCAAGTAAAGGAAATTGAGTTTCTCAAGGCGCAGCAAGCCCAGGAGATCAAAGCTTCTCAGGATCAAGAGCTGGCTAAAATCGAGCGGAACCGGATTCAACAGGAGCAGGCGGTCGAGGAGGAAAAAATTCTTCAGAAACTCTCGATTCAGCAGAACCAAATTACGGCTGATATTACCCTAGAGCAGCAAAATAAAGCCCTAAAAATTGCCATGGCTGGGGCAGAGGAAGAGGCACAAATCGCCCAACAACAGGCGGCGATCGCCATTGCGAATAAAGAGAAAGAACGCCTGGCCGCTGAAGCGGAGCGGATCCAAGCTGAAGAGGCTGTTGCCACTGCGAAAGCCGTCGAACAGGCCAACCGGGAACAACGTCTGGCGATCATTGATGCAGAAAAAGATGCCAATCAGAAGCGCATCGCTGACCAAAACGTGGTGGAAATCGATGTGTTCCGGCGGCGACGTCAGGCAGAAATTGCGCGTCAAGCAGCGGAACTGGAAGCAGACTCAATCCGCACCCTCGCCGAGGCAAATCGCTATAAGGCTTTGGCGGAAGCCCAGGGAAAACAAGCTCTCATTGAGGCCGAAAATGCCCTGAGTAATGCCAACCGCACTGCCGAATTAATTAAGCTGCTATTGCCGACGATCGCCGACCAACTGCCGGAGATGATGCAGGCCCTGGCCCCCCAACCCGGAGTCCTGGGAGATGCGAAAGTCTTTGCTTTTCCGGGGAGCAATGGCGAGGGGAGTGGCCTCGGTGAAATCAATAAATTACTGCTGTCTACCAGTGGTTTATCTCTGATTAATGGCCTCCTGGAGGAAGGAAAACTGGGGAATTTGTTGGCCCAGGTAAAAGGTTTCTTGCAGGATAACAGAGCGGATACTAGCCAGAATGAGATTTTGCAAAATGTCGAAACCCTGTTGGCAGATTTGCAAAAAAAAGCGACTAATCCTCAGGGAAAAACAAATACGCCCCCCACAACCTTCGTGCCTCTCCCGAAAAATCTAGACAGTTCTGAGGGAGCTTGA